The sequence GTATGctattgtttaggtgcttgttttagtccataaagtaaCTTAGCAAGTTTACataccttatttttttttctggaaTCACAAAACTCTCAgtttgttccatgtaaatttcttcctctaattcttcaattagttgatggatttcaagatcatataccaccaccaaggcaattaacatctaAATTGATGTCATCCTTATTacaggtgagtatgtatcaaagtaatcaatgccttctttctttttgaagatTTTTACTATAAGTATTgctttgtatttgtcaatagtaccatccacttttattttccttttgaagatccatttagaacctaaaggtttatttctcagaggaagatcaaccaattcccatgtatggtttctTAACATTGAATCAAGCTCACTATTGttagcctctttccaaaaggatgagtctaatGACGACATCACTTTTTTAAATGcttgaggcttattttctaagagaaatgttacaaaatttgatccaaacgaagttgacattCTTTAACGTGTaatacgtcttggattctcatcgtTATGTACATCTTCAGTTGGTTCAtttcgaggtcgtttagaccccccactagactgttcatgtctaattttatatggataaatgtgttctTTAGTATTCAAAGAATtagcattatctaattcaattaccgtattttcattgatatccagatgttcaaatttatgaaccaaaaatcgacatgctttgctacttttagcatatcttataaacacgcagtccaccatcttaggtTCTATCTTTATCCtcttaggcataggaacttggaccttcgctagacaccaccacattttaaaatatttcaagttgggttttctttctttccatttttcatatagaattgattgtgtcttactatggggcactctattgagtattcggttagctgtaaggatgGCTTTCCcacacaagttttgcggtaaacctaagcttataagtaaggcattcatcatttacTTCAAGGTTtagttttttctttccgcaattccattagattgagatgaatacggggccatagtttgatgaacaatttcattctctacacatatctccgcaaagggagattcatattctccacccctatcacttcttatagctttgattttttttctaactaattttcaacttctgttttatattaactaaacacatctattgcttcatctttactgtttagaaaatagacataacaatatataGTGCAatcgtaaaaaaaaattataaaatacttttttccaccacgagatggtgttgacttcatatcacaaatatcaatgtgtattaagtctaagggattgaaattcctttcaacatacttatacggatgcttagcatactttgattccacacacatttgacattttgatttattgcacacaaagtttggcaaaacttctaagttaattagttttagcaatgttttataattgacatgtcctaattgTTCATGCCaaaaatcattagactcaagaaagtaagaagaaactaaacttttattgatttcaacattcattacattcattttgaacaggccctcagtgaggtagccctttcctacgtacacttctcctttactaagtacaattttttcaaaaataaatacacatttgaatatGTTTTTCTCTAAAAgtaatataaaaatcaagttctttcgtaactccggtacatacaggacattgttcaaagtcaacactttgcctgatgtcatttttAGGCAgacttttctagtttcttttacttttgcAGTAGCAGAGTTTTCCATGAAAATCTTTTCTTCGCCTTGAGCCGAAGCGAACGTAGAAAACAACTCCTTATTTGTACAAACATGGCAGGTGGTACCAAAATTTatccaccattctcgaggattttccaccaagttgcattcagacAGTATGGCAGACAGATTGTCCATTTCTTTTTtggattcaaccatattttcttggtccttctttttgcctttctttgagCACGACAATCCATTGACTTGTGGGCAATCTTGACACAGTTAaaacatttttccttgaatttattcttaggttgattgctttcctGTCTAGCTTTCTTCCTCGTTTTGGAATTGTTGTGGTtgtcttctacaatgtttgctccattcATTGCAGAATTTTCTCTCAACCTTCTTTCCGTGGCTTTGTTGTCTTTTTCAATGCACAATCTCACTATAAGATCTTTGACTGTCATCTCCTTTcgcttatgtttcaagtagttcttgaagtccttccacataggtggtaacttctctattatttcCGTGACTTGAAACATCTCATTCACGAAAAAAcctataataaattttatgttatcATTAAGAACATTTTTTACATGTTCAACTAAAGTATTTACCAAAATTATACCTTccgcaaggagatcatggatgataacttgcagttCTTGCACTTGGGATACAACAGACTTGCTGTCAATCATTTTATACTCTAGGAATTTTGTTACGAAGAACTTTTTGGTTCTAGCATCCttagtcttgtattttctttctagcgCACCCCACAACTCTTTTTCCATCTTCGTTCCACTATACACGTTGTATAGatcatcttggaggccacttagaatgtaattcctgcataggaaatcaaagtgtttccaagcctctttAACGAGAAATCGTTCCTGGTTAGAAGTTTCCTCGGGCGCCTCTGGAGCTTCTTCAAATGTGAATCTTTGAAGATATAAAGTTGTAagatagaagaacatcttctgctgccaccttttgaaatcaacaccagtgaattttttgggtttctctaCTGGTGCCATTCCTTGCGGAGCACTCGTACGACTCATTGTGACAACCCTTGTTTCTTCCACAATTGTTGCAGCATCATTCACATGACTATCAGTagtcatttttctgtcacaacaagacactaaatttttagtatatcaaaatactgcTCTTTAAACACCACTTGTTTCTaatttaacgatgaagtttttatgacttccaatcgtcaactaAATGATCTCTAActtatgatgaagattttattttttcaaatcacttgttaagttcaaacggagtagaaagtttaaagctttaatctccagaaacccaacaatacagattatgaaaaaataatttagtgaatagaaaatttcaccaaacgagcaaaaaatatttttttccaaaattatttccttaagattgttgctTTTGGGTACACAAAAATATGTATTTTGGTAAAACAACCTCAACACCGTTTTTATCAAGTATAaaataagaacacttatgaagttatgtaacagcctcaacacaagatcaaaaagacctttcaaagaagtgtgttttttcaaaaaattagatgaaacagaaaaaggtcaagtccccgacttcatggagtgtccttatgaaaataatttcccttaaatacccgaggttgcagaattttcctcccaggataaaatggcttaacaatcTAACTGTAGTGGTACCTTAAACGACcgaattctcttcgaactcactcacaGTTAGATGATCATGaggagtattttagaagacaagaaatattttcaagtgTAGAAAAGTTCATACAATACCtgtgaaaaaatgcaggtttatatagccattaagtgtcCCTTTCGAAAGGTGGCAATAGTTCACtggaaaggtgtatcctttctaAACAGTCATGTCTATCTGAACAATCATTCTATCCATTCGAAAGAGTGTGTCTTTTCCGAATAGCCACAAA comes from Capsicum annuum cultivar UCD-10X-F1 chromosome 2, UCD10Xv1.1, whole genome shotgun sequence and encodes:
- the LOC124895887 gene encoding uncharacterized protein LOC124895887, producing the protein MTTDSHVNDAATIVEETRVVTMSRTSAPQGMAPVEKPKKFTGVDFKRWQQKMFFYLTTLYLQRFTFEEAPEAPEETSNQERFLVKEAWKHFDFLCRNYILSGLQDDLYNVYSGTKMEKELWGALERKYKTKDARTKKFFVTKFLEYKMIDSKSVVSQVQELQVIIHDLLAEGFFVNEMFQVTEIIEKLPPMWKDFKNYLKHKRKEMTVKDLIVRLCIEKDNKATERRLRENSAMNGANIVEDNHNNSKTRKKARQESNQPKNKFKEKCFNCVKIAHKSMDCRAQRKAKRRTKKIWLNPKKKWTICLPYCLNATWWKILENGG